The Oncorhynchus mykiss isolate Arlee chromosome 20, USDA_OmykA_1.1, whole genome shotgun sequence genome includes a region encoding these proteins:
- the LOC110499247 gene encoding histone-lysine N-methyltransferase PRDM9 isoform X1, with protein sequence MITKIISKYRFQEDQVVQSTVMSEEVIVVEWADPGVSEEGCQVQIITDNPSAVFSDSLVQNILVNTVVQGQEEGHQLLDDNGHDLYCEECHTSNKDQCGLSFMLDSPTPMGIPQRALLTLPHGLVVGRSSIPGAGLGVLNQGPAVAPGMHFGPCEGEVTTRERAVASDYSWEVWNSKSESEYIDAARDTHSNWMRYVNCARNEEEGNLIALQYRGIVFFHCCRSIPPGDEFLFWPGGRFIERFRDPSDQIWLRKCTPSEFRTDLSSQVFLCCQCQLTFTTKSYLQKHTEKSHSLDLSPASELSELDNHLSNGNVKPDPMSSSSVGELAYRCPQCPKSFKQKGHVQRHMRNVHSKVKPYCCIHCRRCFAQLSCLARHQIRVHGKKKKQGIEEFMTEEVRGKSQPSPDRTQETESCTSDAPPTGTSVLFPCPHCPFSSTVESSLCQHMKSHDQREKVIKMQAFVEVRGESTHKPESPELPSDAIHTEPQTDEPAQRGEEANSCSQCGKRFKQKGHFQRHMRAVHSNVRPYCCPQCRKCFAQGYDLARHQLRVHGTKKKRRVVEVRGENLPRPPSDSAWEPEPPSTNDSPTETQTGRAPSQRLRNLRVKSTRTSKAKTKTNAPKQRQISTKKRSHSDPDSDALDMEEMEGEAVGEEAQYSCTECQGTYDNPESLRSHQCIQVVVGPPPYSCSTCGVTFKRYTTLNKHKLNKHPKENLRYCCTRCGRFFSQAAGLQRHLEAEVCKDIQLSSEAVPCSYCQFSFTEERYLRKHVKRHHPEEYVSQASGLGSGLIPPEQKAVEGGEVHLCFQCGKSYKYVKCFKSHRCFQSVTAKRYLCNDCGKGFSCFYSLKQHQRIHTGEKPYRCSYCEKCFSHSGQLNVHVRIHTGEKPFLCTECGETFRQSGDLKRHERKHTGVKPCTCPECGKSFSRPQSLKAHQLLHNGEKLYKCDQCVKRFSRNYHLTRHHEKMHS encoded by the exons ATGATAACGAAGATTATTAGTAAATACAGGTTTCAAGAAGATCAGGTTGTCCAG TCTACAGTGATGTCTGAAGAAGTGATCGTCGTGGAGTGGGCAGATCCTGGTGTGTCAGAGGAGGGATGCCAAGTCCAAATCATTACAGACAACCCCTCTGCAG TGTTCTCTGACAGCCTGGTCCAGAATATATTGGTGAACACTGTGGTACAAGGCCAAGAGGAGGGTCATCAACTACTAGATGACAACGGTCATGACCTCT ATTGTGAGGAGTGTCATACCTCCAACAAAGACCAGTGTGGTCTGTCCTTCATGCTGGACTCTCCCACTCCAATGGGTATACCCCAGAGGGCCCTCCTCACCCTACCCCATGGGCTGGTGGTAGGCAGGTCCAGTATCCCAGGGGCAGGCCTGGGGGTCCTAAACCAAGGGCCAGCTGTGGCCCCAGGAATGCACTTTGGCCCCTGTGAGGGGGAGGTGACTACCAGGGAAAGAGCAGTAGCAAGTGACTATTCCTGGGAG GTCTGGAACAGTAAGAGTGAATCTGAGTACATCGATGCTGCACGAGACACTCATTCCAACTGGATGAG gtaTGTTAACTGTGCTCGTAATGAAGAGGAGGGTAATCTCATAGCACTCCAGTACAGGGGAATTGTTTTCTTCCACTGCTGCCGCTCCATCCCCCCAGGAGATGAGTTCCTGTTTTGGCCTGGGGGCAGATTCATCGAAAGGTTTAGGGACCCCTCTGACCAAATCTGGCTCCGAAAGTGCACCCCTTCAG agTTTAGAACAGATTTGTCGTCTCAGGTTTTCCTCTGCTGTCAGTGCCAGCTTACTTTCACCACCAAGTCCTACCTTCAAAAACATACAGAGAAATCACACTCTCTGGACCTATCCCCTGCGTCTGAACTGAGTGAGCTTGACAATCACCTTTCTAACGGCAATGTAAAGCCAGACCCTATGTCGTCGTCCTCTGTAGGGGAGTTGGCCTACCGGTGCCCTCAGTGTCCTAAGAGCTTTAAGCAGAAGGGCCACGTCCAGAGACACATGCGAAATGTCCACTCCAAGGTGAAACCGTACTGCTGCATCCATTGTAGGAGGTGTTTCGCTCAGCTGTCTTGTCTGGCCAGGCACCAGATACGAGTTCATGGAAAGAAGAAGAAGCAGGGAATAGAAGAGTTTATGACTGAAGAGGTCAGAGGGAAGAGTCAGCCATCCCCTGACAGGACCCAGGAAACAGAGTCTTGCACCTCCGATGCTCCACCTACAGGGACCTCTGTCTTATTCCCGTGTCCTCACTGCCCATTCTCTTCTACTGTGGAGAGCAGCCTTTGTCAGCACATGAAGAGCCATGACCAAAGGGAAAAGGTCATCAAAATGCAGGCTTTTGTAGAGGTCAGAGGGGAGAGCACCCATAAACCTGAATCCCCAGAACTCCCCTCTGATGCTATACATACAGAGCCCCAGACAGATGAGCCGGCACAAAGAGGTGAGGAGGCCAACAGctgctctcagtgtgggaagCGCTTTAAACAGAAAGGCCACTTTCAAAGACACATGCGAGCTGTCCACTCCAACGTCAGACCCTACTGCTGCCCCCAGTGCAGGAAGTGTTTTGCTCAGGGGTATGACCTGGCGAGGCACCAGCTACGAGTTCACGGAACGAAGAAGAAGCGTCGAGTAGTAGAGGTCAGAGGGGAGAATCTGCCCCGGCCGCCCTCTGACAGCGCCTGGGAACCGGAGCCCCCCTCCACCAATGATTCACCTACAGAGACCCAGACTGGAAGAGCTCCCTCTCAGAGACTAAGGAACCTCAGAGTAAAGTCCACCAGGACCTCTAAAGCCAAAACTAAGACAAACGCACCAAAACAAAGACAAATCAGTACCAAGAAGAGATCGCATTCAGATCCTGATTCAGATGCTCTGGacatggaggagatggagggagaggctgTTGGAGAGGAGGCCCAGTACAGCTGCACTGAGTGTCAGGGAACCTACgacaacccagagtctctcagatcCCATCAGTGCATCCAGGTCGTGGTGGGGCCGCCGCCGTATTCTTGCTCTACATGTGGGGTTACCTTCAAACGGTACACCACCCTGAATAAGCACAAGCTCAACAAGCACCCGAAGGAAAATCTGCGTTATTGCTGCACCCGCTGTGGTAGGTTCTTCAGTCAGGCTGCCGGTCTACAGCGCCACCTGGAGGCAGAAGTATGTAAGGACATCCAGCTGAGCTCTGAAGCTGTCCCCTGCTCCTACTGCCAATTCTCCTTCACCGAGGAGAGGTACCTCCGGAAGCACGTTAAGAGACACCACCCTGAGGAGTATGTCTCTCAAGCCTCAGGCCTGGGCTCAGGCCTCATTCCGCCAGAGCAGAAGGccgtggaggggggagaggtccACCTCTGctttcagtgtgggaagagctacAAGTATGTTAAATGCTTCAAATCTCACAGGTGTTTCCAGTCAGTCACAGCCAAACGGTACTTGTGCAATGACTGTGGGAAAGGTTTCTCTTGTTTCTACAGCCTTAAGCAGCATCAGCGGAttcacacgggagagaagccatACCGCTGTTCTTATTGTGAGAAGTGTTTTAGCCACTCTGGACAGCTGAATGTGCACGTGaggatacacacaggggagaagcctttcctGTGTACAGAGTGCGGAGAGACTTTCCGTCAGTCTGGGGATCTGAAGCGCCATGAGAGAAAACACACTGGGGTGAAACCATGTACCTGTCCTGAATGTGGGAAAAGCTTCAGTCGACCTCAGAGTCTGAAAGCTCACCAGCTGCTGCACAACGGAGAGAAACTGTACAAGTGTGATCAGTGTGTCAAACGGTTTTCACGAAATTATCACCTGACGAGACACCATGAAAAGATGCACTCATAA
- the LOC110499247 gene encoding histone-lysine N-methyltransferase PRDM9 isoform X2, translated as MESTVMSEEVIVVEWADPGVSEEGCQVQIITDNPSAVFSDSLVQNILVNTVVQGQEEGHQLLDDNGHDLYCEECHTSNKDQCGLSFMLDSPTPMGIPQRALLTLPHGLVVGRSSIPGAGLGVLNQGPAVAPGMHFGPCEGEVTTRERAVASDYSWEVWNSKSESEYIDAARDTHSNWMRYVNCARNEEEGNLIALQYRGIVFFHCCRSIPPGDEFLFWPGGRFIERFRDPSDQIWLRKCTPSEFRTDLSSQVFLCCQCQLTFTTKSYLQKHTEKSHSLDLSPASELSELDNHLSNGNVKPDPMSSSSVGELAYRCPQCPKSFKQKGHVQRHMRNVHSKVKPYCCIHCRRCFAQLSCLARHQIRVHGKKKKQGIEEFMTEEVRGKSQPSPDRTQETESCTSDAPPTGTSVLFPCPHCPFSSTVESSLCQHMKSHDQREKVIKMQAFVEVRGESTHKPESPELPSDAIHTEPQTDEPAQRGEEANSCSQCGKRFKQKGHFQRHMRAVHSNVRPYCCPQCRKCFAQGYDLARHQLRVHGTKKKRRVVEVRGENLPRPPSDSAWEPEPPSTNDSPTETQTGRAPSQRLRNLRVKSTRTSKAKTKTNAPKQRQISTKKRSHSDPDSDALDMEEMEGEAVGEEAQYSCTECQGTYDNPESLRSHQCIQVVVGPPPYSCSTCGVTFKRYTTLNKHKLNKHPKENLRYCCTRCGRFFSQAAGLQRHLEAEVCKDIQLSSEAVPCSYCQFSFTEERYLRKHVKRHHPEEYVSQASGLGSGLIPPEQKAVEGGEVHLCFQCGKSYKYVKCFKSHRCFQSVTAKRYLCNDCGKGFSCFYSLKQHQRIHTGEKPYRCSYCEKCFSHSGQLNVHVRIHTGEKPFLCTECGETFRQSGDLKRHERKHTGVKPCTCPECGKSFSRPQSLKAHQLLHNGEKLYKCDQCVKRFSRNYHLTRHHEKMHS; from the exons ATGGAGTCTACAGTGATGTCTGAAGAAGTGATCGTCGTGGAGTGGGCAGATCCTGGTGTGTCAGAGGAGGGATGCCAAGTCCAAATCATTACAGACAACCCCTCTGCAG TGTTCTCTGACAGCCTGGTCCAGAATATATTGGTGAACACTGTGGTACAAGGCCAAGAGGAGGGTCATCAACTACTAGATGACAACGGTCATGACCTCT ATTGTGAGGAGTGTCATACCTCCAACAAAGACCAGTGTGGTCTGTCCTTCATGCTGGACTCTCCCACTCCAATGGGTATACCCCAGAGGGCCCTCCTCACCCTACCCCATGGGCTGGTGGTAGGCAGGTCCAGTATCCCAGGGGCAGGCCTGGGGGTCCTAAACCAAGGGCCAGCTGTGGCCCCAGGAATGCACTTTGGCCCCTGTGAGGGGGAGGTGACTACCAGGGAAAGAGCAGTAGCAAGTGACTATTCCTGGGAG GTCTGGAACAGTAAGAGTGAATCTGAGTACATCGATGCTGCACGAGACACTCATTCCAACTGGATGAG gtaTGTTAACTGTGCTCGTAATGAAGAGGAGGGTAATCTCATAGCACTCCAGTACAGGGGAATTGTTTTCTTCCACTGCTGCCGCTCCATCCCCCCAGGAGATGAGTTCCTGTTTTGGCCTGGGGGCAGATTCATCGAAAGGTTTAGGGACCCCTCTGACCAAATCTGGCTCCGAAAGTGCACCCCTTCAG agTTTAGAACAGATTTGTCGTCTCAGGTTTTCCTCTGCTGTCAGTGCCAGCTTACTTTCACCACCAAGTCCTACCTTCAAAAACATACAGAGAAATCACACTCTCTGGACCTATCCCCTGCGTCTGAACTGAGTGAGCTTGACAATCACCTTTCTAACGGCAATGTAAAGCCAGACCCTATGTCGTCGTCCTCTGTAGGGGAGTTGGCCTACCGGTGCCCTCAGTGTCCTAAGAGCTTTAAGCAGAAGGGCCACGTCCAGAGACACATGCGAAATGTCCACTCCAAGGTGAAACCGTACTGCTGCATCCATTGTAGGAGGTGTTTCGCTCAGCTGTCTTGTCTGGCCAGGCACCAGATACGAGTTCATGGAAAGAAGAAGAAGCAGGGAATAGAAGAGTTTATGACTGAAGAGGTCAGAGGGAAGAGTCAGCCATCCCCTGACAGGACCCAGGAAACAGAGTCTTGCACCTCCGATGCTCCACCTACAGGGACCTCTGTCTTATTCCCGTGTCCTCACTGCCCATTCTCTTCTACTGTGGAGAGCAGCCTTTGTCAGCACATGAAGAGCCATGACCAAAGGGAAAAGGTCATCAAAATGCAGGCTTTTGTAGAGGTCAGAGGGGAGAGCACCCATAAACCTGAATCCCCAGAACTCCCCTCTGATGCTATACATACAGAGCCCCAGACAGATGAGCCGGCACAAAGAGGTGAGGAGGCCAACAGctgctctcagtgtgggaagCGCTTTAAACAGAAAGGCCACTTTCAAAGACACATGCGAGCTGTCCACTCCAACGTCAGACCCTACTGCTGCCCCCAGTGCAGGAAGTGTTTTGCTCAGGGGTATGACCTGGCGAGGCACCAGCTACGAGTTCACGGAACGAAGAAGAAGCGTCGAGTAGTAGAGGTCAGAGGGGAGAATCTGCCCCGGCCGCCCTCTGACAGCGCCTGGGAACCGGAGCCCCCCTCCACCAATGATTCACCTACAGAGACCCAGACTGGAAGAGCTCCCTCTCAGAGACTAAGGAACCTCAGAGTAAAGTCCACCAGGACCTCTAAAGCCAAAACTAAGACAAACGCACCAAAACAAAGACAAATCAGTACCAAGAAGAGATCGCATTCAGATCCTGATTCAGATGCTCTGGacatggaggagatggagggagaggctgTTGGAGAGGAGGCCCAGTACAGCTGCACTGAGTGTCAGGGAACCTACgacaacccagagtctctcagatcCCATCAGTGCATCCAGGTCGTGGTGGGGCCGCCGCCGTATTCTTGCTCTACATGTGGGGTTACCTTCAAACGGTACACCACCCTGAATAAGCACAAGCTCAACAAGCACCCGAAGGAAAATCTGCGTTATTGCTGCACCCGCTGTGGTAGGTTCTTCAGTCAGGCTGCCGGTCTACAGCGCCACCTGGAGGCAGAAGTATGTAAGGACATCCAGCTGAGCTCTGAAGCTGTCCCCTGCTCCTACTGCCAATTCTCCTTCACCGAGGAGAGGTACCTCCGGAAGCACGTTAAGAGACACCACCCTGAGGAGTATGTCTCTCAAGCCTCAGGCCTGGGCTCAGGCCTCATTCCGCCAGAGCAGAAGGccgtggaggggggagaggtccACCTCTGctttcagtgtgggaagagctacAAGTATGTTAAATGCTTCAAATCTCACAGGTGTTTCCAGTCAGTCACAGCCAAACGGTACTTGTGCAATGACTGTGGGAAAGGTTTCTCTTGTTTCTACAGCCTTAAGCAGCATCAGCGGAttcacacgggagagaagccatACCGCTGTTCTTATTGTGAGAAGTGTTTTAGCCACTCTGGACAGCTGAATGTGCACGTGaggatacacacaggggagaagcctttcctGTGTACAGAGTGCGGAGAGACTTTCCGTCAGTCTGGGGATCTGAAGCGCCATGAGAGAAAACACACTGGGGTGAAACCATGTACCTGTCCTGAATGTGGGAAAAGCTTCAGTCGACCTCAGAGTCTGAAAGCTCACCAGCTGCTGCACAACGGAGAGAAACTGTACAAGTGTGATCAGTGTGTCAAACGGTTTTCACGAAATTATCACCTGACGAGACACCATGAAAAGATGCACTCATAA
- the LOC110499247 gene encoding histone-lysine N-methyltransferase PRDM9 isoform X3 — protein MSEEVIVVEWADPGVSEEGCQVQIITDNPSAVFSDSLVQNILVNTVVQGQEEGHQLLDDNGHDLYCEECHTSNKDQCGLSFMLDSPTPMGIPQRALLTLPHGLVVGRSSIPGAGLGVLNQGPAVAPGMHFGPCEGEVTTRERAVASDYSWEVWNSKSESEYIDAARDTHSNWMRYVNCARNEEEGNLIALQYRGIVFFHCCRSIPPGDEFLFWPGGRFIERFRDPSDQIWLRKCTPSEFRTDLSSQVFLCCQCQLTFTTKSYLQKHTEKSHSLDLSPASELSELDNHLSNGNVKPDPMSSSSVGELAYRCPQCPKSFKQKGHVQRHMRNVHSKVKPYCCIHCRRCFAQLSCLARHQIRVHGKKKKQGIEEFMTEEVRGKSQPSPDRTQETESCTSDAPPTGTSVLFPCPHCPFSSTVESSLCQHMKSHDQREKVIKMQAFVEVRGESTHKPESPELPSDAIHTEPQTDEPAQRGEEANSCSQCGKRFKQKGHFQRHMRAVHSNVRPYCCPQCRKCFAQGYDLARHQLRVHGTKKKRRVVEVRGENLPRPPSDSAWEPEPPSTNDSPTETQTGRAPSQRLRNLRVKSTRTSKAKTKTNAPKQRQISTKKRSHSDPDSDALDMEEMEGEAVGEEAQYSCTECQGTYDNPESLRSHQCIQVVVGPPPYSCSTCGVTFKRYTTLNKHKLNKHPKENLRYCCTRCGRFFSQAAGLQRHLEAEVCKDIQLSSEAVPCSYCQFSFTEERYLRKHVKRHHPEEYVSQASGLGSGLIPPEQKAVEGGEVHLCFQCGKSYKYVKCFKSHRCFQSVTAKRYLCNDCGKGFSCFYSLKQHQRIHTGEKPYRCSYCEKCFSHSGQLNVHVRIHTGEKPFLCTECGETFRQSGDLKRHERKHTGVKPCTCPECGKSFSRPQSLKAHQLLHNGEKLYKCDQCVKRFSRNYHLTRHHEKMHS, from the exons ATGTCTGAAGAAGTGATCGTCGTGGAGTGGGCAGATCCTGGTGTGTCAGAGGAGGGATGCCAAGTCCAAATCATTACAGACAACCCCTCTGCAG TGTTCTCTGACAGCCTGGTCCAGAATATATTGGTGAACACTGTGGTACAAGGCCAAGAGGAGGGTCATCAACTACTAGATGACAACGGTCATGACCTCT ATTGTGAGGAGTGTCATACCTCCAACAAAGACCAGTGTGGTCTGTCCTTCATGCTGGACTCTCCCACTCCAATGGGTATACCCCAGAGGGCCCTCCTCACCCTACCCCATGGGCTGGTGGTAGGCAGGTCCAGTATCCCAGGGGCAGGCCTGGGGGTCCTAAACCAAGGGCCAGCTGTGGCCCCAGGAATGCACTTTGGCCCCTGTGAGGGGGAGGTGACTACCAGGGAAAGAGCAGTAGCAAGTGACTATTCCTGGGAG GTCTGGAACAGTAAGAGTGAATCTGAGTACATCGATGCTGCACGAGACACTCATTCCAACTGGATGAG gtaTGTTAACTGTGCTCGTAATGAAGAGGAGGGTAATCTCATAGCACTCCAGTACAGGGGAATTGTTTTCTTCCACTGCTGCCGCTCCATCCCCCCAGGAGATGAGTTCCTGTTTTGGCCTGGGGGCAGATTCATCGAAAGGTTTAGGGACCCCTCTGACCAAATCTGGCTCCGAAAGTGCACCCCTTCAG agTTTAGAACAGATTTGTCGTCTCAGGTTTTCCTCTGCTGTCAGTGCCAGCTTACTTTCACCACCAAGTCCTACCTTCAAAAACATACAGAGAAATCACACTCTCTGGACCTATCCCCTGCGTCTGAACTGAGTGAGCTTGACAATCACCTTTCTAACGGCAATGTAAAGCCAGACCCTATGTCGTCGTCCTCTGTAGGGGAGTTGGCCTACCGGTGCCCTCAGTGTCCTAAGAGCTTTAAGCAGAAGGGCCACGTCCAGAGACACATGCGAAATGTCCACTCCAAGGTGAAACCGTACTGCTGCATCCATTGTAGGAGGTGTTTCGCTCAGCTGTCTTGTCTGGCCAGGCACCAGATACGAGTTCATGGAAAGAAGAAGAAGCAGGGAATAGAAGAGTTTATGACTGAAGAGGTCAGAGGGAAGAGTCAGCCATCCCCTGACAGGACCCAGGAAACAGAGTCTTGCACCTCCGATGCTCCACCTACAGGGACCTCTGTCTTATTCCCGTGTCCTCACTGCCCATTCTCTTCTACTGTGGAGAGCAGCCTTTGTCAGCACATGAAGAGCCATGACCAAAGGGAAAAGGTCATCAAAATGCAGGCTTTTGTAGAGGTCAGAGGGGAGAGCACCCATAAACCTGAATCCCCAGAACTCCCCTCTGATGCTATACATACAGAGCCCCAGACAGATGAGCCGGCACAAAGAGGTGAGGAGGCCAACAGctgctctcagtgtgggaagCGCTTTAAACAGAAAGGCCACTTTCAAAGACACATGCGAGCTGTCCACTCCAACGTCAGACCCTACTGCTGCCCCCAGTGCAGGAAGTGTTTTGCTCAGGGGTATGACCTGGCGAGGCACCAGCTACGAGTTCACGGAACGAAGAAGAAGCGTCGAGTAGTAGAGGTCAGAGGGGAGAATCTGCCCCGGCCGCCCTCTGACAGCGCCTGGGAACCGGAGCCCCCCTCCACCAATGATTCACCTACAGAGACCCAGACTGGAAGAGCTCCCTCTCAGAGACTAAGGAACCTCAGAGTAAAGTCCACCAGGACCTCTAAAGCCAAAACTAAGACAAACGCACCAAAACAAAGACAAATCAGTACCAAGAAGAGATCGCATTCAGATCCTGATTCAGATGCTCTGGacatggaggagatggagggagaggctgTTGGAGAGGAGGCCCAGTACAGCTGCACTGAGTGTCAGGGAACCTACgacaacccagagtctctcagatcCCATCAGTGCATCCAGGTCGTGGTGGGGCCGCCGCCGTATTCTTGCTCTACATGTGGGGTTACCTTCAAACGGTACACCACCCTGAATAAGCACAAGCTCAACAAGCACCCGAAGGAAAATCTGCGTTATTGCTGCACCCGCTGTGGTAGGTTCTTCAGTCAGGCTGCCGGTCTACAGCGCCACCTGGAGGCAGAAGTATGTAAGGACATCCAGCTGAGCTCTGAAGCTGTCCCCTGCTCCTACTGCCAATTCTCCTTCACCGAGGAGAGGTACCTCCGGAAGCACGTTAAGAGACACCACCCTGAGGAGTATGTCTCTCAAGCCTCAGGCCTGGGCTCAGGCCTCATTCCGCCAGAGCAGAAGGccgtggaggggggagaggtccACCTCTGctttcagtgtgggaagagctacAAGTATGTTAAATGCTTCAAATCTCACAGGTGTTTCCAGTCAGTCACAGCCAAACGGTACTTGTGCAATGACTGTGGGAAAGGTTTCTCTTGTTTCTACAGCCTTAAGCAGCATCAGCGGAttcacacgggagagaagccatACCGCTGTTCTTATTGTGAGAAGTGTTTTAGCCACTCTGGACAGCTGAATGTGCACGTGaggatacacacaggggagaagcctttcctGTGTACAGAGTGCGGAGAGACTTTCCGTCAGTCTGGGGATCTGAAGCGCCATGAGAGAAAACACACTGGGGTGAAACCATGTACCTGTCCTGAATGTGGGAAAAGCTTCAGTCGACCTCAGAGTCTGAAAGCTCACCAGCTGCTGCACAACGGAGAGAAACTGTACAAGTGTGATCAGTGTGTCAAACGGTTTTCACGAAATTATCACCTGACGAGACACCATGAAAAGATGCACTCATAA